Proteins encoded within one genomic window of candidate division WOR-3 bacterium:
- a CDS encoding T9SS type A sorting domain-containing protein yields MRRVWLLLLLGVAMVSAAPVVDGNVDPNAEGYILVAENPTNTDKAGADLLAFYYAIANDSLYLAITTQNSAAWDVAYGFVLDVTDGGYTGNPDSNVKDSWGRQLYFPSWNPDYQVYFWYSGGSQSITSQNLNRYNNGSWDYNFSGFNFAAGYGGASGLQTLEVAIPLAAIGNPTQIKSCAYIVGGDNSSAVDILPYDSTVLLTGVEEWTDWDTITTYFTLNVREGNVKFSMQPILNGVRVTGSGSYILEVYTVDGKKVLTRKVTLNGRADVTFNLKPGLYLVREGKLGTSKFIVAK; encoded by the coding sequence ATGAGGAGAGTTTGGTTACTGCTACTTCTGGGAGTAGCAATGGTAAGTGCTGCACCTGTTGTGGATGGAAATGTCGACCCCAATGCCGAAGGGTACATCCTTGTAGCCGAAAATCCTACCAATACAGATAAAGCGGGTGCAGATCTTCTTGCATTTTATTATGCTATTGCTAACGATTCCCTATACCTTGCGATAACAACTCAGAATTCAGCGGCGTGGGATGTTGCTTATGGCTTTGTACTGGATGTAACGGATGGGGGATACACTGGTAATCCAGACAGTAATGTAAAAGACTCATGGGGAAGGCAGCTCTACTTCCCATCCTGGAATCCTGATTACCAGGTATATTTCTGGTATAGTGGTGGGAGCCAATCAATCACTTCCCAAAACCTTAATAGGTATAATAACGGCAGTTGGGACTATAATTTCAGCGGGTTCAATTTTGCAGCAGGCTACGGTGGTGCTTCTGGACTACAAACATTAGAAGTTGCTATTCCTCTTGCTGCGATAGGGAATCCCACTCAAATAAAATCCTGTGCCTATATAGTCGGCGGTGATAACAGCTCTGCTGTGGATATTTTGCCCTATGACTCAACGGTCTTGCTTACTGGTGTTGAGGAATGGACAGATTGGGACACAATTACTACCTATTTTACCCTTAATGTGAGGGAAGGGAATGTAAAGTTTAGTATGCAGCCTATTCTTAATGGCGTAAGAGTAACAGGTTCTGGTAGTTACATCCTTGAAGTTTACACCGTTGATGGCAAAAAGGTTCTCACCAGAAAGGTTACGCTGAATGGACGTGCAGATGTAACCTTCAACCTCAAACCGGGCCTTTACTTAGTAAGGGAAGGGAAACTCGGTACTTCCAAATTTATTGTTGCAAAGTGA
- a CDS encoding sugar ABC transporter permease has translation MFVLPFTLIFFVFLLFPFFYALYLSFFKVTDLSNIFANLRFVGLRNYLYVLKDKEFLYSVWLSLKYGLMLIPLNIFLSITLALLLKGDLKINRLYRTLFFMPFVLDAFVVGVVWTIMYAGRYGLLVNLLKPLLPASLYNTGFLGNPNTAMLAVVVAICLKNIGFGTVLYTAALNNISPDIEDAAKIDGASGLKKFFKITFPLVSHTTTFLVITGIIGAFSAFSEFFAMTGGGPIVYKWGVPLGATKVSGYYLYNHIANLRLGIASATSFLLLILTLAISIIYSRLVRE, from the coding sequence TTGTTCGTTTTACCTTTCACTTTAATATTCTTCGTTTTTCTGCTCTTTCCTTTCTTCTACGCTTTGTATTTGAGTTTTTTTAAGGTTACAGACCTTTCGAATATCTTTGCTAACCTTAGGTTCGTAGGTTTGCGGAACTATTTGTATGTCCTTAAGGATAAAGAATTTCTTTACTCCGTATGGCTCTCCCTGAAGTATGGCTTGATGCTAATTCCTTTGAATATCTTTCTCTCCATCACCTTGGCTCTACTCCTTAAAGGTGACCTTAAAATTAATAGGTTGTATCGCACCCTTTTCTTTATGCCCTTCGTTCTTGACGCCTTTGTGGTGGGGGTCGTCTGGACTATCATGTACGCGGGTAGGTATGGACTCCTTGTAAATTTGCTGAAGCCCTTGCTTCCTGCCTCTCTTTATAATACTGGATTTCTTGGAAATCCAAATACCGCGATGTTGGCGGTAGTGGTAGCGATTTGCCTGAAGAACATTGGATTTGGAACGGTTCTTTATACGGCGGCGTTGAATAATATTTCACCAGATATTGAAGATGCAGCCAAGATTGACGGGGCTTCAGGGCTTAAAAAGTTTTTCAAAATCACCTTTCCACTGGTTAGCCATACTACAACCTTTCTTGTGATTACCGGTATTATTGGTGCATTTTCGGCTTTTTCCGAATTTTTTGCAATGACCGGTGGCGGCCCCATAGTCTATAAGTGGGGAGTTCCCCTTGGTGCCACGAAGGTCTCGGGTTATTATCTTTATAATCATATTGCAAATTTAAGGCTCGGGATTGCCTCTGCAACATCTTTCTTGTTGCTTATTCTAACTCTTGCAATTTCAATAATTTATTCGAGGTTGGTTAGAGAATGA
- a CDS encoding carbohydrate ABC transporter permease produces MKRTSFWRYFIVTLLLIVCLFPFFWMLITSLKPEGEALLLSLPKKITFENYRKILFQYRFYRYFINSLIVALTSAILSTILASLAAYAFAKKEFPFKNFLFWFFMSSMMVPGLLYVIPQFLIVYQFRWINRYEGMIVPHLANVFGMFLITQFLKDLPDSLLESARIDGASELKIFTKIVVPLALPIIATVFLLNFQFHWANFLWQLLIAQTESMYTVPVGLAMFKSAHEEAYALKMAASTVSLLPIMVLFFIAQRYFIEGITQGAVKE; encoded by the coding sequence ATGAAGAGAACGTCTTTCTGGAGATATTTTATTGTAACATTGCTCCTTATAGTGTGCCTTTTTCCGTTTTTCTGGATGCTTATCACATCTCTAAAACCCGAAGGCGAGGCCTTGCTCCTATCTTTGCCTAAGAAAATTACTTTTGAAAATTATAGGAAGATTCTTTTTCAGTATCGTTTTTACAGGTATTTCATTAACAGCCTTATCGTTGCCTTAACATCCGCTATCCTTTCCACTATTCTTGCCTCCCTCGCAGCTTACGCCTTTGCAAAAAAGGAATTTCCTTTCAAAAACTTTCTCTTTTGGTTTTTTATGTCGTCTATGATGGTTCCGGGACTTTTATATGTGATACCTCAATTTCTCATCGTTTATCAGTTTCGCTGGATTAATAGGTACGAAGGCATGATAGTTCCCCATTTGGCAAATGTTTTCGGAATGTTTCTTATCACACAGTTCTTAAAAGACTTGCCCGATTCACTACTTGAGAGTGCGAGGATTGATGGCGCTTCTGAGTTAAAGATCTTTACAAAGATTGTTGTGCCCCTTGCCTTACCTATTATTGCTACTGTGTTTTTACTCAACTTTCAGTTCCATTGGGCCAACTTTTTGTGGCAATTGCTCATAGCTCAAACAGAGTCCATGTACACTGTACCAGTTGGGCTTGCCATGTTTAAGAGTGCCCATGAAGAGGCATATGCTCTAAAGATGGCCGCTTCAACCGTTTCGCTTTTACCAATAATGGTCCTCTTCTTTATTGCCCAGAGATATTTCATTGAAGGAATTACCCAAGGTGCGGTAAAGGAATAA
- a CDS encoding PTS sugar transporter subunit IIA produces MFAQLLREDRVIIDMKAKDKDSALQELLSVLNLKPEQEKLVLEQLKKREAIGSTGVGKGVAIPHARSVVVDDVHLVVGVSKEGIDFQALDGKPVHLFFLLIAPPQDLGARYLITLGEIANVVRKIVSSKEYLNFETPKELVDYLLKIYREG; encoded by the coding sequence ATGTTTGCACAACTTTTGAGAGAGGATAGAGTTATAATCGATATGAAGGCAAAAGACAAGGATTCCGCTTTGCAGGAACTCCTTAGCGTCTTGAACCTGAAACCCGAACAGGAAAAACTTGTGCTTGAACAGTTGAAAAAAAGAGAAGCTATCGGTTCGACTGGAGTTGGAAAGGGTGTTGCTATACCTCATGCCAGAAGTGTAGTTGTCGATGATGTCCATTTAGTAGTTGGAGTTTCAAAGGAAGGTATAGATTTCCAGGCCCTCGATGGTAAACCTGTGCATCTATTTTTCCTACTGATAGCACCGCCTCAGGACCTTGGTGCCAGATATCTTATCACCCTTGGCGAAATTGCCAATGTAGTAAGAAAGATCGTATCTTCTAAGGAATACCTGAATTTTGAGACTCCTAAGGAATTGGTAGATTACCTTCTTAAGATATACAGGGAGGGTTAA
- the tyrS gene encoding tyrosine--tRNA ligase, whose amino-acid sequence MRLEDHLRVIKFNTIDLLPEEELIEKLKTGRPLRIKYGADPSRPDLHLGHYVCLKKLKDLQDLGHHIIFIVGDFTAMIGDPSGRSKTRPRLSREEVQENSRTYFEQVFKVLDPEKTEIRYNSEWLSKLTAIDIIELSATYTVSRMLERDDFKERFKNNVPISIHEFLYPLFQAYDSVAIKADIEVGGTDQKFNFLVGREVQKAYGLEPQVILTVPILEGTDGKLKMSKSYDNYIGLTEPPSEMFGKVMSIPDELVLKYYRLVLYYDDQQMKEVEKKMRENPRECKADLAEKIVEIFWGNSEAKRAREEFDRVFKLREAPDEIPEFRIPQDGMPILEILAQSGIVSSKSEVRRLVAQRAVKIGNRVVESEFEVVKPDGNIVIKVGKRKFLRVLPLT is encoded by the coding sequence ATGAGGTTAGAAGATCATCTAAGAGTTATAAAGTTCAATACAATAGACCTTTTGCCAGAAGAGGAACTTATTGAGAAATTAAAGACTGGCAGACCCCTCAGAATCAAATACGGTGCGGACCCGTCAAGGCCTGATCTCCATTTAGGTCATTATGTTTGCTTGAAGAAACTTAAGGATTTGCAAGATCTTGGACACCATATAATCTTCATTGTTGGCGATTTTACTGCAATGATCGGAGATCCCTCAGGTCGATCTAAAACGAGGCCGAGACTATCTCGAGAGGAAGTACAGGAAAATTCCAGAACCTATTTTGAACAGGTTTTTAAAGTCCTTGACCCCGAAAAGACGGAGATCAGATACAATTCAGAGTGGCTATCTAAATTAACCGCAATTGACATTATCGAACTGTCGGCTACCTATACTGTGTCAAGAATGCTGGAAAGGGACGATTTCAAGGAGAGATTTAAAAATAACGTCCCGATATCGATTCACGAGTTCCTCTACCCATTGTTCCAGGCTTACGATTCCGTTGCTATCAAAGCGGATATCGAGGTCGGGGGAACTGATCAAAAGTTTAATTTTCTCGTAGGGCGTGAGGTACAGAAAGCTTACGGTCTTGAACCGCAAGTGATTCTAACAGTTCCAATACTTGAAGGTACTGATGGGAAGCTTAAGATGTCGAAGTCCTATGATAATTACATTGGGTTAACAGAACCTCCGTCAGAGATGTTTGGTAAGGTCATGTCCATTCCCGATGAATTGGTCCTAAAATACTACAGACTTGTCCTTTACTACGATGATCAACAGATGAAGGAAGTTGAGAAGAAAATGAGGGAAAATCCAAGAGAGTGTAAAGCCGATTTAGCTGAAAAAATTGTGGAAATTTTCTGGGGAAATAGTGAAGCCAAAAGGGCAAGGGAAGAGTTTGATCGAGTTTTTAAATTAAGAGAAGCACCTGATGAAATACCGGAGTTCAGGATTCCACAGGATGGGATGCCTATCCTTGAGATACTTGCACAGTCCGGAATTGTTTCAAGTAAATCAGAGGTGAGGAGGTTGGTTGCCCAAAGGGCGGTGAAAATTGGAAATAGAGTGGTAGAGAGCGAATTTGAGGTCGTTAAACCCGACGGTAATATCGTTATCAAGGTTGGTAAAAGAAAGTTTTTACGTGTTCTTCCCTTAACCTAA
- a CDS encoding glycosyltransferase family 4 protein codes for MKILVINWQDLAHPLSGGAEVHLHQFFSYFIEKGHSVTLLCSSFKGLSEFDERDGIRIIRRGNRFLFNFLVPFYVRSLLKSEDFDVIVEDVNKIPFFLRFVVKKPIIVVTHHFFGKVIFQETNPIFGLYVYLFEKLFFKLYKGLPIITVSESTKEEMVKQGIPQATVRVVYNAVRLDFFKPGEKSEIPFIIYLGRLKKYKRIDLFVEAIKVLREKYYAGPLRVEIVGDGDARKDLENLVRKYGLDDVIKFTGFVSEEVKAEKLRSAWLIINTSPKEGWGIVVMEAQASGTPAIVFDSPGLREAVKNGISGFVVPFGDISSLAEKAYEIITKDDLRERLSEGARKWAEEFDIVVLKEKFYSTFWELLKF; via the coding sequence ATGAAAATTTTGGTAATAAATTGGCAAGACCTGGCCCATCCATTGAGTGGTGGAGCTGAGGTCCATCTTCATCAGTTCTTTTCCTATTTCATTGAAAAGGGGCATTCCGTAACTTTACTCTGCTCATCTTTCAAGGGGCTCAGTGAGTTTGATGAAAGGGACGGTATCCGGATAATAAGAAGAGGAAATAGGTTCTTGTTTAATTTTCTCGTGCCTTTTTATGTGCGGTCTCTATTGAAGAGCGAAGATTTTGATGTCATCGTTGAAGATGTGAACAAAATTCCATTTTTTTTAAGGTTTGTTGTTAAAAAGCCTATAATAGTTGTGACCCATCACTTTTTTGGAAAGGTGATTTTTCAGGAGACCAACCCCATTTTTGGCCTTTATGTGTATCTTTTTGAGAAGTTGTTCTTTAAATTATACAAGGGACTTCCAATAATAACGGTTTCAGAAAGCACCAAGGAGGAAATGGTTAAGCAGGGAATCCCACAAGCCACGGTGAGAGTGGTTTACAATGCGGTAAGACTTGATTTTTTTAAACCGGGTGAAAAGTCGGAAATCCCTTTTATCATTTATCTCGGGAGGCTTAAAAAATACAAGAGGATCGACTTATTCGTAGAAGCCATCAAAGTTTTGAGAGAAAAATACTATGCTGGACCCTTAAGGGTTGAGATTGTGGGGGATGGTGATGCCAGAAAGGACCTCGAAAATCTTGTTAGAAAATATGGACTTGACGATGTAATCAAATTTACCGGTTTTGTTTCAGAAGAGGTTAAAGCAGAAAAATTGCGCTCGGCTTGGCTCATTATTAACACCTCTCCCAAGGAAGGTTGGGGTATTGTAGTAATGGAGGCCCAAGCTTCAGGGACGCCCGCTATTGTCTTTGATTCTCCCGGGCTAAGAGAGGCGGTTAAAAATGGTATTAGTGGATTTGTTGTCCCCTTCGGTGATATTTCCTCACTGGCGGAAAAGGCCTATGAGATTATTACCAAGGATGATCTCCGTGAAAGGCTTTCCGAAGGTGCGAGGAAATGGGCCGAAGAGTTTGATATCGTTGTTTTGAAGGAGAAGTTTTATTCTACTTTTTGGGAACTTCTAAAGTTCTGA